Sequence from the Dysgonomonadaceae bacterium zrk40 genome:
AATCCTGCGCCGGTCGTGGTCAATGTCTTCGCCTCCTGGTGCGTCCCCTGCCGGGCCGAACATGCGGTCCTGACCCGAATGGTCGAACAGGGCGGCGTGCGACTCATGGGCATCAACTACAAGGACAAGCCCGAGGACGCGCGCGCCTGGCTGGAGAACCTGGGCAACCCCTATGAGCGGATCGGATCCGATCTGAACGGCCGCGCCGGGATCGAGTGGGGCATTTCAGGCGTGCCGGAAACCTTCATCGTCTCGGGCAACGGCACGGTTCTTTTCCGCTATGTCGGCCCGGTCGTCGGCGCAGAGGCGGAAGAGAAGTTCGCAACCGCGCTCGCGCAGGCACGTGCTGCAACAGGAGCGGGAACATGATCCGAATTGTCGTGCTGACGATCCTGATCGTGATCGCCTTGCCGCTTGCCTCCCATGCCGTCGAACCCGACGAAATGCTGGCTGATCCGATCCTTGAGACCCGTGCGAGAGAGATCTCCAAAGACTTGCGCTGTGTGGTCTGCCAGAACCAGGACATCGACAGCTCGAACGCGGGCGTTGCGCGCGATCTGCGGCTGCTGGTCCGTGAAAGGCTGGTTGCCGGAGACACCGATCAGCAGGTGCTGGATTACATTCAGGCGCGCTATGGCGATTATGTCCTGTTGAAACCGCCATTCAAACCGGAAACCTATGCTCTTTGGTTGACGCCGCTCGCACTCTTTTTGCTGGGGGCCGGCGGTGTGGTCGCGGTCCTTGCCAGGTCCGGTCGGCGCAAGGCGAAGGCAGGCCTGAGCGCCGAAGAAGAGCGCCGGGTTTCCGAACTGTTGGCGCAGCGCGAAAGGAATGAGCCGTGATGCTCTGGATTGTCTTTGCGTTTCTGGCGCTGCTTGCCGCAGGTTTCCTGCTGCTTCCACTGCGGTCCTTCGGATCGAAGGTTTCCGACCGAACCGACGGCTCCATTTCCATCCTCTCCGATCAGCTGCGGGAGGTGGACGCCGATGCGGAACGCGGCCTGATCTCGCCGGAGGAAGCCCGCGCCGCCCGGATCGAGATCAAGCGGCGTATCCTGTCGCTGGAACGGAAAGGCCAACGCGCGCGGCCGGCCATGTCGGGTCGCTCCGCCGGCGTCGTCGTCTGGGCGACCGCCTTGACGGTGCCTGTGGCCGCGGCAGCGCTCTACCTGCAACTGGGATCGCCCGACATGCCGAGCATCGCGTTCGCCGAGCGTGAGGCGGAGCGAAACCAGCAGGTTGAAATCGCCGGGTTGACGGTACGTTTGCTGGAGCGCCTGCAAAGCGATCCGGGCGGTGGCCCGACCGAGGGGTGGATGTTGCTTGGCCAAACCTACATGCGCATGGGCCGCTACAGGGATGCGGTATCCGCCATGGAGAACGTGACCGAGCGCCCGGATGCC
This genomic interval carries:
- a CDS encoding DsbE family thiol:disulfide interchange protein, which translates into the protein MTRALAALPILIALIVGGFFLWGLNPSRDPNAIPSVLISQPAPEFDLAPVDHVGVPGLSRADLTDNPAPVVVNVFASWCVPCRAEHAVLTRMVEQGGVRLMGINYKDKPEDARAWLENLGNPYERIGSDLNGRAGIEWGISGVPETFIVSGNGTVLFRYVGPVVGAEAEEKFATALAQARAATGAGT
- a CDS encoding cytochrome c-type biogenesis protein CcmH, with product MIRIVVLTILIVIALPLASHAVEPDEMLADPILETRAREISKDLRCVVCQNQDIDSSNAGVARDLRLLVRERLVAGDTDQQVLDYIQARYGDYVLLKPPFKPETYALWLTPLALFLLGAGGVVAVLARSGRRKAKAGLSAEEERRVSELLAQRERNEP